Part of the Clostridia bacterium genome, AGGGCGTCTGCCAATTCCGCCACACCGGCGTTTGAACAGTCGTATGATACCACATCGGGCGGGAAAGCGCAAGTGGTTTTTGAAAAAATAAGGCGCAACGCATTGACACCGGCGCGCGAAGATAGTAAAATATAGAAGACGATAATCCATACGAAACGGATATGATACTATGAGCGAAGAAAAGAAAACCATAGGCATAATGACCAGCGGAGGCGACGCCCCCGGCATGAACGCCACGATACGCGCCGTCGTCAGAAGCGCGCTTTCGCGCGATATGCGCGTTATGGGCATAATGCGCGGCTACAACGGCCTTATCAACGACGAGGTCAAAGAAATGCATATGCGCAGCGTTTCGGAGATACTCCACCGCGGCGGCACGATTCTTTATACCGCGCGCTGCGACGAGTTCCGCGCGCTTGAGGGACAGATAAAGGCCGCCGAAATCTGCAGGAAGCACGGGATGAGCGGCGTCGTCGTTATCGGCGGCGACGGCTCTTTCAGAGGCGCGGTCGATCTGTCGAAGCAGGGGATAAACTGCGTCGGCATACCCGCGACAATCGACAACGACATCGCGGCGAGCGAATACACAATCGGCTTCGATACCGCTATGAATACCGCCTGCGAAATGATAGACAAGCTTCGCGACACCTCGCAGTCGCACGAACGCTGCTCCGTCGTAGAGGTTATGGGCCGTCACGCCGGCCACCTCGCGCTTGAGGTCGGAGCCGCCTCCGGCGCGACTTCGATAGTTATTCCCGAGATCCCGATCGACATTGAGAAGGATATAATCGACAAGATCAACAGGGTGCAGCGCAAGGGCAAAAAGCACTTCATAATCGTAGTCGCCGAGGGCACCGGTCTGACGAACGAGATATCGCGCCGCATTCAGGAGGAAACCGGCATCGAGAGCCGCGTCACCGTTCTCGGTCACGTCCAGCGCGGCGGTGCGCCGACCGTACGCGAAAGGGTCATGGCGAGCGCGATGGGATACCGCGCCGTAGAGCTGCTTTCCTACGGCGTGACAAACCGCGTCGTAGTGCTGAGAAACACGCAGATAACCGATATGGATATCAACGAGGCGCTCGGGATGAAAAAGCAGATCGACATGAAGCTTTATCAGATATCCAACACCATTTCGATATAACGTTTAGGGGGAAGAAGTATGGACAGCAAAGTCACCGATACCGCTCAGCGACTCAAGGGACTGCGCGAGATGGAGGATATTTCCGTTTCGCAGATGGCGTCCGCGCTCGGCATTTCAGAGGAAGTTTACAACGAATACGAAGCGGGGAAGCGCGACTTCTCGATATCCTTCCTGCATAACTGCGCAAAGCAGCTCGGCGTCGACGTCGTCGACATAATCACCGGCGAAAGCCCGAAGCTTTCCGGCTACACCGTCGTCCGCACCAACGAGCGCCAGCCGATCGAACGCCGCAGGGGATTTACCTACAACCACCTCAACCCGAACTTCAAGGGCAAGATCGTCGAGGCGTTCGAGGTCTTCTGCCCGTATTCCGAAGCGGAGCACATCATGGGCATACCGCTTTCGACGCACAAGGGGCAGGAGATGGACTTCGTCCTCGAGGGCGAGCTTGACGTCGTCGTCGACGGGCACGTCGAACGCCTGAAGCCGGGCGATACGCTTTATATGGATTCCTCCAATCCTCACGGTATGAATGCCGTCGGCAAGGAAGGCTGCCGCTTCCTCGCGATAGTCGCGTCGGTCGAATAAGCTATGGAAGAGTTACGCAAAGAATGCCTCGAATGCAAGCGCTGCGAGCTGTGGAAAACGCGCAATAACGTCGTTTTCGGCAAGGGCGATCCGCACGCCGACATTATGTTTATCGGCGAAGGCCCGGGCGAGCAGGAGGACCTGCAGGGCCTTCCGTTCGTCGGCAGGGCGGGGCAGCTGCTCGATAAGATGCTCGACGCCGCCGGCATACCGCTCGGCAGCGTCTATATCGCGAACACCGTCAAATGCCGTCCGCCGCACAACCGCGATCCGCTGCCGGAGGAGAAGGACGCCTGCCGCGGCTGGCTTCAGCGCCAGATCGAACTGATAAACCCAAAGGTCATAATCGCGCTCGGGCGTATCTCCGCCGCCGACTACGTCAAAGAGGACATTCGCATAATGAAGGAGCACGGTCAGTGGATGGAACGCGACGGCAGAAAGTGTATGGCGATGCTCCATCCCGCCGCTTTGCTTCGCAACCCGAATCTCAAACCCGAGGCGTTCGCCGACATCCTCAAGGTGCGGGACTATATAGAAGAGAACAACTGATGATCCCCATAAACAGGCCGACCGAAACAAGCGTTTCGGTCGGTTTTCCGCATATTGACAATTTTATATAAACGGGTAAACAATATCAGAATATCGCGCGTTCGAGACGAAGCAGGTATTCCTTCTTTTCAACTCCTCCGGCGTAGCCGACGAGATTGGTGTTAACGCCTATCACGCGATGGCAGGGGATGATTATCGCGACCGGATTATTATGACACGCCATACCTACCGCGCGCGCCGCGCCCGGTTTTCCTATCGCGGCGGCGATCTCGGAGTAGGCGCGCGTCGCGCCATAGGGTATCTTCAGCATCTCGCGCCTTACCGCGAGCGCGAAATCGGAGCCGTCTTCGGTCAGCGGCAGGTCGAAATCCGTGCGGACGCCGGCGAAATACTCCTTCAGCTGTATCTGCGCTTCGATAAGCAGACGGCTTTCCCGCGTTTCAACGGCTTCTCCGTTATAATATGACAGTTCGCATATGCGCCCGTCATTTTCCGCGATAAACAGCTTGCCTACGGGACTGTCAAATACCGCTGCGTTCATTCTCATCACCTCCACCGATAATAATATACCACACTTTCGCCGTCCTTTCAACCGCTTTGTAGCAAACGCGGCCCTGCGAGAATAGAATATCATATAAAAGCAAAAGCGGGGAGTATGGTTATGAATAACGGCGAAAAAAGCACGCATTATTTTCTCGGCGCAAACAGCGGCGAGGGTTTCGTATCAAGGTTCGACGAGCTCGACTGTATGCTCGGGCTGAATAGGAAAATCATCATCAAAGGCGGTCCCGGAACGGGTAAATCGCGCATGATAAGGCGCGTCGCGGAGCATTACGAGGGGATGGGCAAGGCGGTGGAATACATCCACTGCTCCTCCGATCCCGACTCGCTCGACGGAATAATCGTTGACGAGCTCGGCGTATGCGTCGCCGACGGCACCGCGCCGCATATCCTTGAAGCCGATCTGCCCGGCGTGCGCGACAGCATCGTCAACACCGGCGACTTCTGGGACGAGAAGGCGCTCGCGGCCGAGGCGGAGGCGGTCGCGGACCTCTGCAAGCGCATCAAGCACGAGTATAACTCCGTCTACCGCTCGCTCAAGGGCGCGGAACGGCTGAAAAGCGACAATTTCAACATAGTAGACGCGGGCGTGAAGCGCGATAAAATGAAGGCGTACACACAGCGCCTTATACGTAAAGAAATACCTTTTTCCGCGAATCCCGAGCCGTATTACTACCGGCGGTATCTGTCGGGCATAACGCCTCGCGGCGTGCTGGTTTACTGGAACACCGTCCGCACGCTCTGCGACAGGGTTTACGTGCTGAACGACGAATACGGCGTCGGAAGATATATCCTTGAAGAACTTCGCACGGCGGCGGTGATGCGCCGGCAGAACGCGATAGTATGTCTCTGCCCGCTTTACGAGGGCGAAGTCGCGGAGCACCTGCTGCTTCCGGAGCTGCGGCTCGCGTTCGTAACGTCGAACGAATACCACGCGTTCCCCGGCGAGCCGTACAAACGCATAAATATGCAGCGGTTTTACGATAACGAAAACGTCCGTTCGCACCGCAACCGCATCCGCTTCAACAAGAAGACTGCCGCCGCGCTGATCGGGAAGGGATGCGAGACGCTCGCCGGCATTAAGATAATGCATGACAAGCTCGAGCGGCTCTACACACATACGATGGATTTTGCAAAGCTCGAAGGACTTACGCGCTCCGTTATAGACCGCCTCGACGCTTTCGTCGGAGAATAGGAAAAATTTTGCATTATCTATTGAAAGAAACCTATATAGTATGCTATAATAACAAACAGAGTAATATGCCCGCAGTGTGATCTGCGCCGGAAGTGAAACAATGTCCGTAAATGTTGCAAAAGTGAATAAGCATACACCGGCGTATGAAGCGGGGATCCGCGCCGGTGCGCTTTTGCATAGAATAAACGGGCAGGAGATAAACGACCGCCTCGACTATGATTTTTACTCTTCCGACGAGGATCCCGTATTTGAGTTCGAGCAGGACGGCGAGCTTCGCGAGGTAACGCTCGAAATGGACGAATACGACGACGCGGGACTTGAGTTCGACACCTATCTTATCGACTGCCAGCAACGCTGCAAAAACAAGTGCGTCTTCTGCTTCATCGAGCAGAATCCCGCAGGTATGAGGGACGCGATATACTTCAAGGACGACGACTCCCGTATGTCGTTCCTCGCCGGCAACTACATAACGATGACCGCCGTTGACGACGCGGAGCTCGAGCGGATGATCCGTTACAAGCTGAACGTCAACGTTTCCGTCCACACCACCGAGCCGGAGCTGCGGGTGGCTATGATGAAGAACCCCGCCGCCGCGAAGATAAACGACCAGCTTAAAAAACTCGCAGCCGGCGGCGTGAAGATGAACTGTCAGATAGTGCTATGCCCGGAAATAAACGACGGAGCGCATCTGGAACGCAGCGTGCGCGATCTCGCCGCGCTGTATCCGGCCGTGCAGAGCGTCGCGGTTGTGCCGGTGGGACTGACGGAGCACCGCGGCGGACTTTCTCCGCTGCGGCTGAACACTCCCGAAGAAAGCGCCGCCGTGATAGACTTCGCCGAGAGCTTCGGCAGGGAGTTCAAAGCGAAGAACGGCACGAGCTTCGTTTTCGCCGCGGACGAGTTCTATATCAACGCGGGCAGGGCGATACCGCCGGCGGAGTACTACGAGGATTATCTGCAGTACGAAAACGGCGTAGGAATGCTCGCTTCACTGCTTGACGAGTCCGAAGCGCTGATTGCTTCGCTCACCGAGGGGAAAAAGAAGGCGACGGTGCACGTTATAACCGGCGTCGCCGCGGCGCCATACATAAAGCGCGTGCTCGAGGAGCTGCGGGCGAAATGTCCGCGTCTCGAATACGCCGTCCACGCGG contains:
- the pfkA gene encoding 6-phosphofructokinase, producing the protein MSEEKKTIGIMTSGGDAPGMNATIRAVVRSALSRDMRVMGIMRGYNGLINDEVKEMHMRSVSEILHRGGTILYTARCDEFRALEGQIKAAEICRKHGMSGVVVIGGDGSFRGAVDLSKQGINCVGIPATIDNDIAASEYTIGFDTAMNTACEMIDKLRDTSQSHERCSVVEVMGRHAGHLALEVGAASGATSIVIPEIPIDIEKDIIDKINRVQRKGKKHFIIVVAEGTGLTNEISRRIQEETGIESRVTVLGHVQRGGAPTVRERVMASAMGYRAVELLSYGVTNRVVVLRNTQITDMDINEALGMKKQIDMKLYQISNTISI
- a CDS encoding helix-turn-helix transcriptional regulator; its protein translation is MDSKVTDTAQRLKGLREMEDISVSQMASALGISEEVYNEYEAGKRDFSISFLHNCAKQLGVDVVDIITGESPKLSGYTVVRTNERQPIERRRGFTYNHLNPNFKGKIVEAFEVFCPYSEAEHIMGIPLSTHKGQEMDFVLEGELDVVVDGHVERLKPGDTLYMDSSNPHGMNAVGKEGCRFLAIVASVE
- a CDS encoding uracil-DNA glycosylase, which codes for MEELRKECLECKRCELWKTRNNVVFGKGDPHADIMFIGEGPGEQEDLQGLPFVGRAGQLLDKMLDAAGIPLGSVYIANTVKCRPPHNRDPLPEEKDACRGWLQRQIELINPKVIIALGRISAADYVKEDIRIMKEHGQWMERDGRKCMAMLHPAALLRNPNLKPEAFADILKVRDYIEENN
- a CDS encoding methylated-DNA--[protein]-cysteine S-methyltransferase, giving the protein MNAAVFDSPVGKLFIAENDGRICELSYYNGEAVETRESRLLIEAQIQLKEYFAGVRTDFDLPLTEDGSDFALAVRREMLKIPYGATRAYSEIAAAIGKPGAARAVGMACHNNPVAIIIPCHRVIGVNTNLVGYAGGVEKKEYLLRLERAIF
- a CDS encoding DUF512 domain-containing protein, whose amino-acid sequence is MHRINGQEINDRLDYDFYSSDEDPVFEFEQDGELREVTLEMDEYDDAGLEFDTYLIDCQQRCKNKCVFCFIEQNPAGMRDAIYFKDDDSRMSFLAGNYITMTAVDDAELERMIRYKLNVNVSVHTTEPELRVAMMKNPAAAKINDQLKKLAAGGVKMNCQIVLCPEINDGAHLERSVRDLAALYPAVQSVAVVPVGLTEHRGGLSPLRLNTPEESAAVIDFAESFGREFKAKNGTSFVFAADEFYINAGRAIPPAEYYEDYLQYENGVGMLASLLDESEALIASLTEGKKKATVHVITGVAAAPYIKRVLEELRAKCPRLEYAVHAVNNDFFGRSVTVAGLVTGTDICGQLAKLKLKGYVFIPDTMLRYENDMFLDSMTLKEVSKRLGVKVRPVPAAGAALAREIAEVCGCGSIR